GCGGGACGTGTCCCGGCCCCgtgcggggcggcggcgcctcAGCGAGGGGGGCGGGCAGGGGCCACCCCGCCCTGCCCAGGGTCTCCAGAGCAGCGTGGGGTCCTCCCCAGCGgcctgagggcagggaggggctcgGGGAGACATCGACGGGGCCCGGCTAGGTTGGGAAACTGCTTGGAGTTGTCGCCGGAGTCTTCGAGAGggttgttttgggttggttgtttttttcccagttatgGCTTTCCTCTTAACTACTGGGAAGGAAGGTTGCTGAGCGAGGTGgttgggcattggaacaggaGCCCGAGGAAACTGTGGCATCGCCACCCTCGGAGATGTCCGAAGGCGGCACGGGACAGTCAGACACTGGGCAGTCAGATACAGCCTGGGAAGGGGATCAACCCTTGGAGtcagctctgctttgggaagggtttaggaccagatgacctccagaagtTTATTCCAGCCTAAACTATTCTCAGAATTTAAAAACTAGTGCTGGGCTACGGCTGTAAAAACTTGTCTGGGGCATCAAAGCCATCAGAGCTCATTTCCCATTTGACCCCTGTTCCAGGTACCCCAACAGCTGATTGCAATCTCCTGGTGTTTCTACAGTGCCCTCCCTCACGCCCATTTCATCTATTTGGAGCTAAATGGAAATGGTTCGTGCAGTGTCATCCCGGCTGAGGGGACACAGCACCTCCTCTGAcaccacaggcagagctgcagtccCTGTTCTCAGGGCCAGCTCTGGCACTCCTTGTCTCCAGTGCCAGGGAGTTTCTCTGGGCATCTTCTGGGATACAGCATCTCTGACACTACTTTGTCACATGTGTTTGGAATTAGCCTGTGGGTTTGGGAATTGCTGGGGAACGTGAAGAGCAGGCTCATGTCCctacagagggagagaaaaaatagaGCATAGTAACATGAGAGTGTTTGACTTTGCTGACTAAACAGGGGTTATTTGCTAGCCTGCTGGTTATTTTGCAGTGTAGAACTTTCTCTGAATAGAGAAGTGTTTGCCATGGTGATACTGGAGGAATTCAGTAGTTCTGGTGTCTATTCAGTAAAGGTTTCCAGGAAAATGTAAGTAGTTCAGTTGTGCAGCACTGACTGAGTTGCAGTTAGTGAGAGCACAGTGCTGAAGTAGAATAATGATAAATAATAGCATCTAAAACAAGTTGTCATAACAGAACCAAGTGCAGTTATCATAACAGAACCTATCCAGTATGGACAGGAAATTCAGAATCTGTTTTCCAGAGTGTCCCATTTCAGGGTCTGTAAGAGATCAAGGGCcaagcagctgaaaaactgaGCAGATAACCCAGTGAGATCACagtgcagggatgggacagcacAGGCTGTGGCCTGGGGATGAGTAAAAGTAGAGAAATGTAAGGGTGTGAGAATGTTTGATTTTTACCTGTGGATACAGCACTGAGTGGTACTGGAACAGATACATCCAGCATGTTGGTGTTCTCTCTcattatattttgtatttgtatataAAGGTGTTTTACAAAATGAGACTAGGCTGACAGTGTGATGGGGTTCATGCTAATTCTCAGAAATATATTGAATAAATCTTATTCCTTAACTTTATTCCAGAACAGCCATCACAGCAACAACTATTTTCCCTGAATACTTTCATGTCCACAGCACCTGTAGCCAGCTGTAGCCCGTTTtccaatgtaaatatttgtagtttaaatgcaagaaatatatcagcattcaaaattaattctaaaaatGTCAGCTGGCTAAAAGCTGGGACTTGCTGCAAGTAGAAAAGGAGTTTAGAATAAATTTCAACATTATTTGATACCATCTTCGGTGAGGATGGAAAAGACCAATCAAAGCAACTTGCAGTAGGAATTGCATACATGATTGGGTTGTGTAACATTAATAATTTGATCTGATTTCTTCCCTCCAGGATTTCAAAACCTATGTGGATCAAGCTTGTAGAGCTGCAGATGAGTTTGTCAATATTTATTATGAGACAATGGATAAGAGGAGAAGGGTATGTAGATTTTTGACAATAGTTTAAATTGTCTTGTGcgctttttattacttttctaaCTGGCATTACACAGGAGGCACCTGCACGTGGGTTACCATGTGTTGTGTTGGCCAGGCTGAGtcctctgtgcctgcagaggGTTTTATGTTGCTGTGCAGCCTTCCTGTAAAAAGGGAAGTGCCTTACACTTCTTCATGGCCTGAGTTCAGTTTGTGTGCACCTGTGCCTTACAGGAGCAGGGTTTCATCAGTACAGGGGGGCAGGTTTTGTATGTTGTCCActgtatgtttatatatttttcctaaatgtgtattttcataATCACTCAGGCTTTAACCAGACTATATTTGGACAAAGCCACGTTAGTTTGGAATGGGAATGCAGTGTCTGGGCAAGAAGAACTAAATAAATTTTTTGAAATGTTGCCATCAAGTGAGTTCCAGGTTAATGTGTTGGACTGCCAGCCTGTTCACGGTAAGGTTGTGTTATAATTTATCTatttttcagggcttttttaACTATTAAAAGTGAAATGCAATTATAATAGGGCTTAATATTTCCTTTGGAATAAGCTTAGAGAAAATACCAAGGGTTGAAATGTCAAGTTGTGCATAAATAAAGCACAAATCAAAAGATGCAGCAACTCCACACTTTTTCTCATgtctgggaaaatattttaagcactTTTTTGTTAAGATCATATTCAGAAATGATGTATTTTCATGTATGGAAAAAGTTTTGACTTATCAGGTTATGTTGTCCTTGAGAGACCTCTATGGTGGCCTCTGGTCCTGATCTGCAGTATAACGTGGAACAAATCTTTATTAACCTATGTGTACTTTGATTTCTTTACATCTAGAATAGATGTTAAGTTCTTTAGATTTCTGATTAACAACTGCTAAAGAAAGGCTTACATAACTGAGAAGTTAATAAATTGCTTCTAATGGACATTTTGGGAATATAAGTAAGGAAAAAGCCTGTGGTCAAGCAcacttgctttgctctgctgtgGAAAAGATATAATGTCTAATAACGGGGGGGAAAAGTCTATGCAACTTGCTAAATACCTATATGTGTGTATATCTCAAGTAATGAGAGGTTATTCTGAGCAAAAATGGAGGTGTTTGTCATAGTGCTCTAAGTGAACAGCAGGAGGTGAAAGTGGCAAAGCCATTGCAGAGCCGTGTTGAGCGAACCCACCGTTGTCTGTGTAGAAACGCTGCACCAAAGCTGTTCTGCCCCGCTGTGGAACCAGCTGGTGTTGGTACAGCTGGTGTTGGTACCCTGGCGCTGGTACAGCCACATTGAACGAAGCCTCTCTGTGCATTTCCTGCTCCTTTACCTGCTAGTCTTTGTTTGAGttgttttcttcatcattttATACCTCCTTGTGAAGAACAAGCTACTCAAGGCCAGACAACAGTGCTCGTGGTGACAAGTGGGACTGTCAAATTTGATGGCGATAAGCAGCGCTACTTCAATCAGAACTTCTTGCTGACAGCACAGGCCACCCCGACCAACACCGTGTGGAAGATCGCCGGGGATTGCTTCCGCTTCCAGGACTGGGCCAGTTAGCAGGGACTGCCAGGGAAGTGACCTCTCTCATTTGGCACGAAGGAGTCCACTGTGCAGGCAGCTGTTCTCCCCAGGGAACACACGCGCTCTTTGTGTTGCATCTGTTGTTATGGAAGGTCCGCAGATCCTTCGGGGTTGGTTCCAGTGACCACGGCTTTAGTAATAATCTTAAAATGTGAGAGGTTGCTCGTGTTAGTTGAATTTAGTGAAGTGCTGAAGGCAGTGAGCTGTACTCGAATCATTCCTCAAATGCCTTACATGCAGCTGTGCTGCCGCTGCTGAATGCTCAAACTCTGCTATTTAAGTACAAAATCCTATTCATATACAATTCTGACCAAATGTAGTTTTTTTTCAACTTGAAAAGATCTATTTTTACAGTAGcatcttctcttttttgaaGATGCTTGTGGCATGTGGATGGAATTCCGAAAGCTACCTACTCCTAGTTGTAAGAGGCTGGGAAGGATTGCAGTGGTTTCTACTGTTTGTGAAAGGAGCAAATCTCTCAATCCATTGGAAAGGTAATGTTACCTTCTCTGATGTGATAGAACTAAATAATCTCATCGGGTTTCCTTCTGGTCTGAGCTTCCCAGACTTTGGTCGTGGTTAATTTACATGGATTCTCATGTAGGGCATGCTGAATGATTCGGAGCTCCTGTGCCAACAACTTGCCACATGCATGTAAAGGACTtcaaactgaatatttttcttttgaagtctTACAGTGACCTAGAAATAGGTTGGTAACAtgatttctgtttgctttaacTGTTCATTCTGTAGCTATGAGGTTTGGACTATTTTTCCCATGTTAAGTCTGCAACTTTTGaatcctttttgtcttttcaagaACCATTGTAGTTACCAAGTGGCACTGAAAGTGTGTATTACTGTGAAGCCttcaatttttctcttcagtacTGTTATTCAGAACAGGTGCTTGAATTATTTTCaagaacagcagctctgcaccacAAACACTATCTTCCTCTCATGCAggtttttactgtatttttcatgttctttgtaAACATGGCCTTTAATTATTGATTCTGGGGCGTTTTGTGTGTCTTGCTTTGAATTTGCAGTTTAAAGctttcagctgctttaaaatagttttcaagACTGCAGGTTAAGAGTGTCTGTCTTAACTTGGGAACTTAAGAGTAAATCTGGATATCAGCAGATTTGTTTCAAATTggtctgtttctgttttaagctgagtgaaaaacaaacaaacaaaccccaaaatgtATCTGTATCTGTGAGCACTTGCTTGTAACTAAAAATACAGGAAGGGAGCTTATAACTCCCATCATAACCCATGTGACAATGACAACAGCAGTCTGAAAGCAGTTACAGCTGCAGTTCACTGGTTCTATGGCTTAAATGGAGAAAACTGTGAAAATGAGCAATATCTGACATGTGTAAAACATCCTAAAGCATCTGTAGTTTGCGATATAATCCCACAAATAACGGAGTGTTTAGGTGAAATGGGCGgctgtatttccttttcaggCCCTCTAGTCTTTAGCCCAGTAAGTTAGAATTAGTAATTGGTGTCTATTCAGAGGCTGTTTATGGTCAGAAGTATTGTGTACCTATTTTTCAGGCTGAAGAATTTGAATTCCTGCAGACCAGTGCAGGAAcagaatttttgaaaactgtaaatattgtaaatacGTTGTTATTTCTGTATGTAGTGAAGAAAGGATCACTCTATTTAATTACTGTTTGTTCTTAAGAGAATACGCGATGTtcatatatttgtatttcctAAATGAGTTTGAAAAGACAACATAACCCTAAACATGCCTGTAACTGGTACAGCATTGTTGAACTGTGACACTGGTGTGGTGTACTCTACTGGCTGTTTAATTTGCTCTTGATTGTGTAAGTGGTGTTACAGATCTGCTTTGCAAACACAAAACaggttttgccttttaaaatgtagtAATGGGTGCAACTGTAGCATTGGCTTGTTGGACTTTGAAGGCGGTCACCAGAACACACACTTATATCAGTACCTGATAAGATTGTCATGTGAATAAATactttttggatatttttatcCAAGTTTGAATTTGTATAgtaatttttaagctttttctaGGCAGACTGGGAGATTTAGAATATATGAGGCAGTGTTTCAACCAGATGTTATTCTCAGTTATTATTTTCATGCTATCCAAATGCAAGCTGTTTTTAAATCTGACTCCTGcagttaatattaaaaaaactgaccaaataaaaaaacctaccACTACTTGGAACGTGACTTAGGAAGGTAACTAACTGGCCTAGCTGGACAAACCCAGCTTAAACTCTTACTTAGTAAGATCTATGGCTGGAATGAGACTTGGTATGCATACCCAGGGGTTTTGTGGAGAAATTTTTTGGAACACAATTGCTTCGGGCTGGGGAGAAGTGCCAGTTACTCCTGCCTATTTCCATCATCTTCAATGAGGATCACTTGGGGTGATTCAGTACTACCAGAGTTAGCTCTTGCTCTTTATAACTGAAAATGCTggtttgcaaaatatttttatttattacactAAGTGATAATGAAGCTATTACAGTCAACCAGTGGCTTTACAACTGAGTAACTAATggcacaaacaaaaaatctctTTCATACTAGTTCTGTGCTGCTTGCTAAAACTTCTGTGCTTAAATTAGCAGAAGAGAACACAAAAATTCTTTTATCTCATTCAGTACAAAGCCATCCAGCTGATTTAGTGTCCCCTGTTACTGACTCTGCTGCAATACCCAAAATTTACAATGGGCATCTATAAAAAGAGTATGTTTATGCTCCAAACTCTAAACTGGAGTTCAGGctcccattttttttgtttgatacCAAGTTACTCTTGTACAACCAGAAACAAAGCCAGCTGAACAGCCAAGCACTTCCACATACGAAACTGCAGCAACTGAAGACTTGATAGATTTTTTGTGTATGTTCCCTGTATTGTCTTTATCAGTCACTGGTTTTATGTTGCTTTGTTCTTTTAGAATACCACAgttaaattgatttaaaatactTGTGCTGTTCCTTGGAATGGATAAAAGGGATTTGTTTTGATGGTCTGAATAGTTTGGTCTGATGGTTCTGATATGCCTACACTTCTTTACTCTAACTGGAGAAAAGCACATTataaagaaatgctgttttacCAGTAAAATAACTTTCCACACTTGAATATATTTTGTAAGTTTTTCAAATTGTTTAAGACCTCTTgtaagattaattttaaaaaaaaactaaaaaaaaagaaaaccaaccaaaaaccaccTACCTGATAttctatctttttttattattattagaagTTTTCATAGCTCGTTCTTGTGATATTAAAAGTGCAAGAAATAAGTTGTGGCTTCCTTATCTTGACTGCTTATGTTGTAGGTTTTATTGTTGCCGTGTGGTGCTGGGGCACTCTGCAGAACAGGCTGGTTGTGAGCTCTGTCAGGGCAAAAATGTGTCTGGAATAATAACCCTGTTGCAAATGCCTCACCAGAGCACTCTCAGGCAGTAAATGGTGTTGAGCTGTAACTATCTCAAGTTGACATTTCCCTCTAAAATTTACTGAAGATTAGGCTGCTGTCCAGCACATACCTGGATGAAGTCAAACAAAATTTGAGCCAGATCCTTGGGTTGTAAGTATTTTCACTGAGAACGTGGTGTTGTGCCTCTGCTGTTTGTCTGctaagaagaaatgaaacactCAAATAAGGAAAGCTTCACGAGGTGACTGGAGATTTAGCATGATGAACACTTGCTCAGTGCAGACAGCAGCTTTTAAGCTGACAACTGAAAAGATGAAGATCCCAATGCAAGGTCAGTGGTTTTGTGGAAACAGATTGTTCTAGAAGTGTGCTGTGGAAACAGTGCCAAATATATTGGAAAGTTCTTGCTGTGGGTGAAGGTGGAGATTTCAGTGAGGCTTTGCAAGCAGTCACTCCTGGTAATGATCCTGAGCAAGGCACTGACAGCTGATGCAGTGTAAAGGTTTGTGAGTGCTGGGAATAATAAATCAAGTAGTGCCAAGCCAGATGTTTTTGCAGGTACATTGAAAGTGAGTTCAGAAATTGCTCTTTCAAAATTCCCCCTGGCCTGAAGAAAAGAACGGGGAGGTTCTTTCTAGAAAAgcaagcttttctttttccttcctaacTGAGAAGAGGTGGGATATTGATAGCTGGGCTTTCTCCTTCAGAAGGTTGGATTTAACAATGTCCATAGATCTGTCTTGTTGTCCTTTGTGTCCAGTGATTGAACAAGCTACAGAGACTAAGTGGCCACTTTGCCCTGCATCAGTAATACAGGTGCCTTAGAATATActattgctggaaaaaaatgtgttgagTTTCAGTGGCTAATTTTTGTCTCCTTGCAACCTATTTCACTTCAGTCCCGCTGAGTTTGCAGCTTCAAGGATTTTCAAGATTTCCAACCAGTACATGATGTACTGGACttactaaaacaaacaaaaagaaatgaatgttGCTGATAGGCTTAATACTAACTTATCAAGGTCTCTGTATGCCACAGTGTGAATTCTTGGGTGTTTCAAGTACCTGGGTGTGTGTTAATGCACGATGGTGTTACCTCCTTTAATCTGGTTGAACTGTAACTGTAAGAACAGATGGACTGATGTAAATCACAGATTACTGCAGTTCACTGAGACCTTGTGATTCTTTCAGGTGTTGGAAGGCACAGATAGAACAGCAGATAATTAGGTGTTAAGTTACTTGGCAGGAGGTCTTgtgctttccttctttttgatCTGTGTCATGCAGGGCAAACTTTTTGACATGGGCAGCCCTTGTTTTTAGTTAGGACCTAAATACAGGGTGTCGCACACACTTTGCATTTTGGGAGGAGAAGTAGATTATGAAGATAAGGGAAAATCAGATGAAGAAATCAGCGGTACTTGGAGGGACTGCCACAGCCTTCCTTCGGTCTGTAGGATGAGGCAGTGGAAAGCAGTCAGTAACCAGCTGATATGAAGCAAAATGTGTCAAGCACACATTTTAGTGTCCAATGCATTGAAACTTTAATGTGTGCAGATCTCAGAAACCTGTAACAGTCCTTCCCCTATTCTTGTCTAAAGTAGTTGAGTTCAGTGGTCCTGAATAATTCCTAAGCCATGCGTCTGTAAGGCCTCTCAGGCCAGTCCTGCTCATGGGCAGTGGTcaggcagaaagagaagttAATCACTGAGACAGGGTAAATAAAAGGTTTTGTACATGCATAATGATCCCCTCATTTTTAGAGGGAGAAGCTTTGGTTGTAGTCAGCTTAATTCTGATTGTACTGAAGGGAATCCTCACAGAAAATCTTCAAGTGTGTCTGATACAGTGTTTGAGTTATCCCAGTGTGAAAGTTCATTAGACAGTCGGCTTCTGCAGCTGTAGATGTAtaacatatatgtatatatggcTTATGACTCTCCAAAAGTCCAGGCTGAAGttagcattttcattttccagagaTACTGTTGGAATCCTGGCAGATGGAAGTAACTGATTAGAACTTTACTGTTGTCCCACTACTTGATAGGGGATTTTAAGAATATTGGCATTTTATTGGTTTCTCCAACATCCTTTTTCCCACACGATACTGACTGCTGCATTTTCTGTACTGAGCTAAAGGTTTCACATACTGATACAATATTGGCATACAGTACTATGCCATATACTCCCACTAAAATTGTTTCTGGAACTtgaattttttctctgctccatACTTTGCAGTCATTAAAATATCCAGGTATTCACAAGACACTGATATCTAAGGATACTTTGTAATTTGGTCTGTGGATCTTGCAGTGTTTTTCTACAGTGACAAGGTTGACTTGATAACTGCCAGTCCtctcaaggattttttttaaactcatcACTTCAAGTGATTCCCCACAAAGTTACAGTAGAGAACAAGATGCAGCAGTTGCCAAGTACAAGACAACTGGTTTTCTGTTGGACAAAATATTCATGAGTGTTAGTAAATTTAAGTCTATAATAAAAATCACTCCTCCTTTGAAGTTAATgtcaaaacttctttttccttcactgtggTTTGTATAAAATCCAAATAGTAGTTTGTATTGTGTAGTGCAGCATTACAAGTGACAGCACTTGTTCTTTGGAATTGTTAATTAATCTATCTGAAAAAACTTCACCCCAAACCAAGAAAGCACAGACTACTGTCATGTCTAGAACCTGTAAAACAACCTGTGCCTGCCTGACTTCTGCAGAAGGCATAGGTTGTATGTTGGTTTAATCTTAAAGTTTAACTTGTACAAAGATATTCTTGGAATTACATGTCTCTGTGTGTGGAAGGATGTTTTTGATGGCTTTAAAAGTTCCTGTACATTGTCAAAGCTACAGTACTGGTGCTTTCCTCATGGGAACAACTTCAGTTTCTAAGCTCTCTTTGTTTTGATAAATGCTTCCAGGTGAGCCAAACCCATCTAGCTTTAACAGAACGAGACCTGAGCCTTCCAATCCATGGCACAGCTGTCAGTGCTCCAGAGAGACAGAAGGCAGCATCCTACAGCAATAATGGACCTGCTTTTAATTCTGCAAAACGCTGCTGGCAGCAAGAGCATTGTGGTCAGATAACAAGGTAGAatacaaacagattttaaagaaaagatgttAAACTAAGATCTAAAGCTGAAAATGGAGGTCTCTGTACATatgtaatcacagaatggtttgggttggaagggaccttaaagatcatctagttccaaccccctgccatgggcaaggatgCTGCCCACTGGATCGGGTTGTCCAGGGCCCcatccttgaacacttccagggatggagcatcgacaacctctctgggcaacctgttccagtgtgtcaccaccctcacagtgaagaatttcttgctAAAAGCAAGTCTGAATCTCTCctcttagtttaaaaccattcccctttgtcctatcgTTACCAGCCCGTGTAAAAACTCACTCTCCCTCCTTTTCATAAGCCCCTTTCAAGTACTGAAAGGCCGCAGTAGGTAATGCAGGTGTTTATTGTAGAAAAGCGATACAAATGAATCCAAGAGTTGTAGGACAGC
This Chiroxiphia lanceolata isolate bChiLan1 chromosome 14, bChiLan1.pri, whole genome shotgun sequence DNA region includes the following protein-coding sequences:
- the NXT2 gene encoding NTF2-related export protein 2 isoform X2, with protein sequence MDKRRRALTRLYLDKATLVWNGNAVSGQEELNKFFEMLPSSEFQVNVLDCQPVHEQATQGQTTVLVVTSGTVKFDGDKQRYFNQNFLLTAQATPTNTVWKIAGDCFRFQDWAS
- the NXT2 gene encoding NTF2-related export protein 2 isoform X1, producing the protein MAASVDFKTYVDQACRAADEFVNIYYETMDKRRRALTRLYLDKATLVWNGNAVSGQEELNKFFEMLPSSEFQVNVLDCQPVHEQATQGQTTVLVVTSGTVKFDGDKQRYFNQNFLLTAQATPTNTVWKIAGDCFRFQDWAS